Proteins encoded together in one Musa acuminata AAA Group cultivar baxijiao chromosome BXJ3-6, Cavendish_Baxijiao_AAA, whole genome shotgun sequence window:
- the LOC135641342 gene encoding basic blue protein-like translates to MAGRSYIAALALVCLCLSYHLEITAATEFTVGDSAGWSFNVQNWPNGKSFKAGDVLVFKYGQGAHNVAVVDAQGHDSCTAKSGSKTYTSGNDKITLAKGTSYFICSYPGHCDAGMKIKVVVN, encoded by the exons ATGGCTGGTAGAAGCTACATCGCTGCCTTGGCGCTCGTCTGCCTGTGCCTCTCCTACCACCTGGAGATCACTGCGGCCACAGAGTTCACCGTAGGAGAttctgctggttggagctttaacgtCCAGAACTGGCCCAACGGCAAAAGCTTCAAAGCAGGCGACGTCCTCG TGTTCAAATACGGGCAGGGAGCGCATAACGTGGCGGTGGTCGATGCCCAAGGCCATGATAGCTGCACAGCCAAGTCTGGCTCCAAGACCTACACATCTGGGAACGATAAGATCACTCTGGCTAAAGGAACCAGTTATTTCATCTGCTCCTATCCTGGTCACTGTGATGCCGGCATGAAGATTAAAGTTGTTGTAAACTAA